In bacterium, the genomic window GGATAAAAATATATCCATATATTATCAGTTTCTGGATAAAAAACTTATCAAATTCAATGGTTTATCATTATTTTTTCCGTTAAAAATCTTCCGTGGGGTTTTCTTTTATGGCATTATAGAGGGAGTATGAATTATTCAGTATCTTCTTTAAAAACGTTACTAATTGTAGATTCTCATCTTTTGGAAGTTCAGAGTTTGAACAATATTTTAGAAAAAAGTCATTATAAAGTTTTAGCCACGAGTGATGCCGCCACCTCGTGGAGAACCATTCAAAAAGATTCGCCCGATATTTGCTTAATTGTAATTTCAAGTCTTGAAAGCCTTAATTTAATTCTTAACATACGCAGGCATTATACTCCCGAACAATTGCCCATAATTGTTATTGGAAACAAAAACGAGGAGGAATCTTTAATTGAAACTTTAGACCATGGGGCCAACGATTATATTGTAAAACCCTACAATAAAAAAAGTGTGCTCAAAAAAATCTATAACTTAATTTGTATTAAAGAACTCACGGCCCAACATATTCAGCTTAAAAACAGGCTTGAAAACATTCTGGAAAATTCCCCTTCATAATCATTTTTAAAAAATTTTAGCCCCATCCCTTGACGTTTAATACAGGCCACTTATTTTACGTTAGTCTCCTGCAGGACATATAAAAATCAGGGCTTTCCCGCTGTTGCAAATGTATTGCAACAAAGGGGGCTTATTAGGCTTAATAAAAGCTAAAAAGGAGATAATATGTTACTAACAAAGTGGGATCCGTTTGAACAATTAACAAGTCTGCAAAGCGATATCGATCGCCTGTTTCAGGGTAAACTTGTACAAAATCAAAAGCGCGATTGGGTTAATCCCGATTGGTTGCCTGCGGTAGATATTCACGAAGATAAAGAAAATTTTTACTTCGATTTCGAAGCTCCTGGCCTGGATAAAAAGGACTTTAACATATCAATCAATGATCGTGTCCTCACCATTAAAGGTGAACGAAAAAGGGAAGAAAAAAAAGAAGGTAAAAATTATTTTCGTCTTGAACGCTCTTACGGGCAATTTACTCGCTCGTTTGAACTTCCCGAAACTGCCAATAC contains:
- a CDS encoding response regulator, whose translation is MNYSVSSLKTLLIVDSHLLEVQSLNNILEKSHYKVLATSDAATSWRTIQKDSPDICLIVISSLESLNLILNIRRHYTPEQLPIIVIGNKNEEESLIETLDHGANDYIVKPYNKKSVLKKIYNLICIKELTAQHIQLKNRLENILENSPS
- a CDS encoding Hsp20/alpha crystallin family protein, whose protein sequence is MLLTKWDPFEQLTSLQSDIDRLFQGKLVQNQKRDWVNPDWLPAVDIHEDKENFYFDFEAPGLDKKDFNISINDRVLTIKGERKREEKKEGKNYFRLERSYGQFTRSFELPETANTAKIDAEYKDGILKLKLSKKEEAKPRQIEVKVT